In the genome of Primulina eburnea isolate SZY01 chromosome 13, ASM2296580v1, whole genome shotgun sequence, the window ACCAGAAACACTCGCTGATGAACATAAGTTTGAACACATGGAAATGACCTTCAGCAAACTCGCACTGCATTTAGATGATAAGGTGTTGCGCCGAGTATATATGAAACAACCGCTGTAGGACTCTGGAAGAAACTTGAGGATCTCTACATGACAAAACACCTTCAAGACAGAATCTACTTGAAGGGTAAGTTTTTCTGCTATAAGATGAATGTGTCCAACTCAATTCCTGATAACCTTGATAACTACAATAGATTAATCCTAGATTTGGGGAATATAGGGATTAGCATTGATGAAGAAGATAAGGCTATTATTCTGTTAAATGCCTTGCAAAAATCTTTTTAGACATTTGTAGAAACAATGAAATATGCCAGAGAATCGCTATCTTTTGTTGATGTCAAAATGCTTTAAAATCAAAAGAATCGAAAAATCAAGTTGAAAAGCCCACATCAAGCAAGCAGATAGTCTCAACGTTAGAGGCAGACCAGAAAAGGGCCCTCAAAGACAAATCCAAGAACAAGCATTAGTCCAAAACAAAGGAGATGAAGTGTTTCCACTGTCACAAACGGGGACATCCTAGAAAGAACTGCCCTGATAGGAAGAAAGCCACAGACAGATAAGAGTAAAGATCAAGGAGATTCAGCAGTTGTATCAGATGGTTATGAAAGTGCTGAGGTTCTTTGTGTCACTGATCTTGACAGTGAACATTGTTGGGTACTCGTCAGTGGTTGTACCTTCCATATGACTCCAAATAAGGGAAAGTTCGAGTCTTTTCGAGAATCAGAATGGGGCCAAGTTATATTACGAAATACTAAAACCTGTCAGATACTTGGCATAGGGGGTCCATAAGACCAAAGATGTTTGATGGCAGTGAAAGAATTCTCAGAATTGTGAGTGATGCGATCCTGGCGAAATGGAcgagcagggtcgggtgctccaccgaTCAGATCAATAATTTATTAAGGAAAATGAGCAAGGTAGATGAACCCGTGAGCTATAGCTTCCACTGTGACCTGCAAATAAGgagatgaactcgtgaatgggcgccggagagGGTGTCcgacgtggccactccgatgcttaagtcagcaggtgaagatgatAACCAGTGTAGCTTAGATAAAATTAAAGGCTACTGGTGTAAATAAGTGTGATAACATATGTGTAAGGGTGAATTCTCCAGAGAGAACCAGAGAGGAGATCCCTCAAATGAGAAGTATACCTGCTTATTTATAGGAGAAAATGAGGTAGGTACCTCGATTCCAGTGCCACCTACTAAGTATGGCAAGTCGGTTGTCCATACcctagcttctgatgacttaTAGGACACTCCAAGCCCAAGTTGTTCTGACAGATTAGACGGCCTGTATCAATCATACTCGAGTGTGGTTCAATTCTCGAGGTGGCCCGGTTAGAATACCTCCCGGGGCTTTATATGAGAGCACGGGCGTCTGGTTGCCCGGGGAGTAGAGTCCGAGCTTGCACTTGCCCGCCTTCAGAAGAATCCATCCTGCAAATTGATCCtgatttgggaatccatttgatatcCCGGGTCATTCATGACCCAGGCTCTTACAGGGGTATCAGTGAGGTATAAACCTGATCTCACTTGGTGTTCTGGACCAATCAGGTCGCGCATTAAAGGTGAAAATGGAAGACTAAGTACAAGAGCAGCGTAAACAAGGAATACTTCAAACTAAGCAGTTGGACCCTCTGAAGTTTTGTGAGGGCTGTGTGAAAAGAAAATCCACAAGGATCAAGTTCTCAAAGGGTCTTCGTGTGACTAAACTCCCTTAGACTATGTTCACTATGATTCGTGGGGACCCTCAAGGGTGGCCTCGAATGGTGGAGCTAGATAGATACTTCATGATAATTGTAGATGATTTCTCCCAAAGGATATGGATATTCAATGCTAAAATTAAAGACTGAAGCACTTGAAAAGTTTGAAGGCATGGAATGTCCTTTAGGTAAATCAAACTGAGAGAGAATTGAAAAGTCTGAAGAACATACAATGGATTAGAATATTGCTCGAAGGATTTGAGGATTACGGTAAGAAGGAAGGCATAATGAGACATCACATAATAGCTTCTACATTTGATGTTGCACACACATATCAAGTTTGTATTTTTCTACATTTGACCATTTAGAATTGTTAGATAAATACAAACCCAAAgatgtaaaatataatataaatacaaACATAAAGGGTATATGCAATTTTAGAAATTGtcatatttatttgttatttgtCATGAATCTCGAAGGAGTAAATgtaacatttaaatatattttgatttttgttgttgtaattATGATTAATCTTAGGAAGATACACGTAATTATCCCTAATTTTTTTAACCACTTTAAATATTTTGTCTATCTTAGCTTCAGCGATTAAATTAAAGTATACTTGGAAACAAATTTGAACTCTTAGCTGAGTATACTGCATTTGCTAAATGAACAAAATCAATGTCGAGAGAGTTTTCTGTTGATTGTAGATTAGTATGAATCCAACCTGGCTTAGGAATCAGTGATCTATATCAAATTACGTAATTCCCGTTGAAAGTGGACCACTAGTCTACTTATGTACTTATTTCTCatcatattattaataaaatatcgttttttatatataaaaaaaaatgatctgTATCCAAAAATTGAGGGGAAAAAAAGGGTGGAAGTACAAATTCACTTACTTGGATAGCAATGGTCAAGTTCCCGACAACCATCCCAACATATTGCGATCGTGTAAAGCCGAGCACTGCCGTCGAATTCAAGAGGAAACGGCTTATGTAATCATTGGTTCCAATGCTGAAAAAATATACTGCATTTGATAATATATCATTTGCGCCATCATGGTTTAATTTGTGCTTCAATCGTTTCACTTCCATATTATAGTATCCCAGTTGTGACTTAAGATCAATCACCTGAAAATTAGTAATGACTAATGGTGAACTAAATAACATAGGAATTTAAATACTTCTTAATTTGGGAAGAAATGTGGAATGTTGCATGACATAGTTATGTGGAACTATGGAGGTCACATTCGGAAAATAACGAGTGTATTAATCATCTTATTAAAAACATAATGTTGGGGTGCAATAATTACGACCGTACAATAATTGTTCATGTTGAGTATAAAATGAAaactatttttttcatttttaaaataaaaatctagTACATTAGTTAGTGAGGAGCATTATCCAACCAATGTTGAGATCTTCGAACCATGATGACCAACATTTTGTCAagtatcaaagagttgatagtGATGTTAGTAGTTATGTTTAACTAGATCAAACCATGCGTACTTTAATATGGCGATGTCATGTCAATGAAAGAGATACAATCAGATGATCTTATGTCTTAAGGGAGGCCATACCAAACTGTTATAGAGTATCCGCCAACCAAATTAGGAGAACATCATCGAAGATTTCAAAAATATTGGTTTGATAAATTTTCTTAGTTGGATTACTCTCCTAATAAGATGCGGCCTTCTGCTTTCCGTGtttctttttccaaaaaaaaaaagagactcgttatcttttttttttttttacaatttatggTTTTAGATTTTGAAAAAGAGTTGATGATGGACTATGTTCTTCATTGATGCATACAAAAAGTCTCCTTCACCACATAACAATATCATGCAATACATGATTGTTTCGATGAATTTAAATGGCCACATCGATAAATTGGTGAATGCATACATATCAGAAAAGTGAAGAAGAAACAACTAAGGCTTATGACCACACTTGAAAGTATTCAGTGGCTTTGTTTGCAAAGATGTGTAATGAGAGGACATGATGAATCTTCACCTTCTAAAAATAATCTTATAGGGATGATAATGTTTATGTGAAAAATAAATGTTAACATAAGTagtgttattttaaaaaacaacaAGAAATACAAGGTATAATACATCACCAtatcttcaaaaaaaatattatgcaTAATCTTGCCGAAAGAACGAGAAAGAAAATATAGATTGGGAGTGAAAAGTTCTGTCTTTTAGTTGATGAGGCTAAACACATATCAAACAAAGATCAAATGACTATCGTGTTGAGATTTGTTAATTGTGAAGGCTTCTTACTGGAACatttatttgatattatacACGTTGTTGATAACATTGCGACAACACTTAAAAAAAAGTAATGTGCTTGGTGAACATAAGTTGCATGAAAGTATTTGAAGTTAAGGATACGATGAAGCTAGTAATGTGCGTGGCTTATGGATTGAGGGATTTTCCACCAACATATTATGTACATAGTCTTGCACATGTACTTCGATTCGTCTTGGTAGCGGCTGCTGAAAAGGAGAGTTTTATTTGGCAGTTTTTCCAAAATTAACTTCTATTTATAATCTTATTAAGACATATCCAAAATGTCATACTAAGTTGCAATCTGCACAACCTATTGAAATTTCAAATATGGTAGGTATTGGTATTCACGAGACAAGTACTGACCTTAATCTGATTAGTACTTTGCAGTTGGGGTAGCAAGACACATTGGAATTTCATTTTGACTCGATTTGCAATATGATAAATATGTACAACTCTGTGATTAATGGTAGAAGAAGCATCTTCGAATTCTATATAAGGAGAAACTACGTGTTCTTTGATTGCACTAAGATAATTTGATTTGGTATTTATCTTATATTTGATGCACAAGATTACGAGGATAACAAATTTGCTTCGTCGAAAGATACATCTTTAGACATTTAAATGGAATGCATTTTGCCTCAACAACAAAATCTTTACCTCATACTTTAAAAGCAGAACGTTATGATATCCTTCTAATAATTATGCAATCAATTTGTGAAAATAATAGTTTGAGATAGCAAATAAAAATGCTTGTTATAGATATGCTACAAGACATTCATGCTAGCAAAGGGATTTTATTTCATTTGAGCACTAATATATTTTTATCGTTCTTGTTCCATCCCGTTGATTTCAATGGACAATACATTatttgtgaaatcagttggaTCATTATAAGTTTGATATAATTAGTCATGAACGGTTTCAGAATATCTATATCATTTATGAATTATGTCGACGATTATCAGAGACTGAAAATGcacaatataattatttaattgacagatttgtcttATTTTAACACTTATGTTTCTACTCAACAATGGAACGATCATTATAAGATGTGGAACGTCTCAAAACTTATCTTCAGAATAAGATTAAAGAAAAGTTCTTAACAGATTCTATGATTTTCTACATTGAAAGAGAGTTTTCGGCAAAGAGTGAAAGTGATTTTCGGCAAACAGCGACTCTGATTCAATAACTGATGAGTTATATTCTATGAAAAATCGCAGGGCATATCTTCGATTTATATGGACCGCAAGGTATACAACTATTGAGAGATTTTTTTGAGGTGAAATAATTATCTTTTTCTAAGTAGAACAATCAAAACGTACGCTTGAGCATCTGTAATGTTTAATTTTAACTTTAGGTGAGACAACAATCGGTTGACCGTACACATACTCTTTCTGCAAAATGTATATTGGTTCAAGTGACAAGAAGTTTGATTCCCCTTAAACAACGTTTGAGTTATGTGAATTAAGAGATAGATGCAGGAAAACTGCAGTTTGCAATATATCTGAACATAGACACGAAAAACATTCGAGCCTTCTCGCAATTAGTTTCAATCAAGGTCGAGCTACCAAAATGTTACTAGGAAATTTAAGAAGACGACGTCATCAATTAATGTGCGGGCCACATATGGCGGGCCTTGTTGATTTGGGCCTCGCCTTTTGAATTGACAAGAAAAGAGGGACTTTTGAGATGGGCCCACCTTTTTTGTGATTGAAGGCCGAGCGAGGTCAAGTACAACATATTAATTTAGTTGTAAATGTTGAAATTATTGCTTTTATTTTTTAGacaaatgattattttatggtaaaaacttgtgtgagacggtatcacgtgttgtattttgtgagacagatttcttatttgggtcatccatgaaaaaatattactttttatgctaagagtattacttttttatcgtgaatatttGTAGGGCTGAcgtgtctcacagataaagattcgtgagaccgtctacaTACTCTTATTTTATTCGTCTTTTTGTGGCCGAAAACACAACTTTTTTTCCATTATTAAATCTTGGTCGCATCAAGATTTGACAAAATAAATAAAGGTGACACCGACGTCGTAAAACACAGAAAAGTAATGAAAAAACATGCAAACCCATGGAGTGGAAATGAACCTAACCTACTAATATACACAGACACACAtataaatacacacacacacataaatatatatatatatatatttatattttatatatatatatatatataatatatatatattatatatattaaatatgccTAATAAATTGGCTCCTTCATTGACCTTAATTAACTTTTGAATCTTGATGGCTTCCAAGTAATCATTATGCTCCCACGTTTAGATTTTAGTTAATCTTAGCATTGATGGAAGTATTTGGATCCGAGAAATGATTTGAATAATTTTATATTGGGATGAATTGGAAATCTAttataatgatttaaaatataactagtttaaatttaaaatttattattatacgAATTTATCCGAATAAACCAATTGATTTGTTATCAATATTTGAAATCATTAGCTTCATGGAAAACATTTTGTTTACGGTATACATCGTttgaatataattttttttttttatgattctAAATTCTAATACaaaagatttttattttattttattacatattaTAACTGAAATGCCATATTCTCCTAATTACATGATCTATAATGTATTAGGACCGAAACATGTTTTTTGAACAAAAACTATAGTTAATGGTAACgatttcattaaaatattttaaatcgtacaACAATCCAAACATCATGTATCGACCGTTTTACcccaacatatatataaaacagAGATATATTGTAATCACTAGgtataattaaaatacaaaaatactTATGATAATGATAATTCataatattttgttttcaagataaaatattaagtttggtGTTCCGTCTATGTTTGATGGGTTTATTTCATTCTACTCATGTAGGCATTACCCtcatgataggatggatgatcaagatttgcTCATGCATATATAtgactcatttttttttttgaaattatatgtGTGACAAGATCTTACCCGTTGAAATGAAATGAGAGGAATATCCATATAGGTAGGATCTCATCTACCATGTTGATGTGTGTATTTGTAAGTGAAATGACATTTGAAATATGCACACTCTCATTTTAAAATCCATCATGATTATCCATTCATATTTATTTAGGACAATTAATACAGCGTACCCGTGAGACataaatttgatataaaattaaaaattaagttAATTTAAATGCTTAAACATAGTACGTTGTCATTGGTGGTCAACcaaactaattaaaataatagctggaaattgatttttaaaacatattttaaCATACGTATATAGTTTTGCTGTGATGCTCACCAACCGTACTCATTTCTGTACTCGTTAATGAGGTGACACTTACCTATTAGATATGTGTCACCTCATTTGTGAGCACAGAAGTGAACACGGTTAGTGGACAATATAGCAAAACTCGTGATAAATCTAGACACACATAACTTCTGATTGAATATGCACAAAGGGAAAAATATGCCATTCAAATGGGACACTTTCAAATTTctctatttataatttttttgactAAAAAATACGATTTGAAAAATGCAAGAGAGAAAGAAAAGAGACGTACCGATCCTTGGAAAGTTTCTGTTAGGGCTCCAGCTCCAGCTGAAGCAAAATTTGCCCCATGGTAACTCTTATTATTGGAATCTTCATTTCTTGGTTGTAGATAAGGACGAATCATTGGCAACTTCGCAAGTTCAGCTACACATGccaatatgtatatatatatatatatatatatatattatagacAGTCAAGTGGTGATGTTTCTTGTCGTGTTAATGTGCATTCTTGTGTGTGAATCTCAATATTTGTGTAAAAATACATATAGAATaccattttaatttttatatatatatatatatatataactcacCGATGAAATCTATTATCAAACGACCATCGGAAAATCTTCCGGTGGGGTGCTTGAAGTAGGTTTCACCATATGGCCAGAAGTTGGCTTGATCAAGAGTCGTCGTGTTGATGTAGTTGTTGTTGCCAGGGTCGAAAAACGAGTCCCCGAATACGAAGATTGCGGTCGGTTTTATAGGTTTCGGGCGGTGTTTGAAGCCGGCTGTTGATGGTGGGAAGGAAACTAGAGCGCAAGTGAGAATGAAGATGGGAAAGAATGGTGGAATCGCCATATAGTTGACTTGTTGCATTAATTTTCATGTATGGCGTCTTCTCTGACTTGatatgaattattattattactatttttattatgggtatttgtttaatttgtatatatttggattatttttcacgcgcatttaaattaaaatatttagagtaggTCTGTTCCCATTTTTATGGTACGTATAAACAAGGTTAATAAATTTAAGTAAAgtaattctttatttaaattatttatcggATACATACGATGGGTGTGTTATGTAAATTTTGGTTTTTGAAACTTAAATGATGGTTATCCGGCTAGATTAGTGGAATAAATTTTTTCCTCTTCTTTAGAGTATTTATTTTTTCCCatcttttttaattaatatttcttTAGTTTATTTAAAGTAGAAAAGCTATAAATGTAAATTTAGTTTAGTTTCTGTATGTTGGAATTTTGAtgcttaatgaatgaaaattaagcaagtaaatcaatgtgtttgatttGGAAAAATTCGGAAAAGAAAACGAAGCTTAATGAATCGGGAAAAAAAAATTGCGCTTGAACAGTAGCcgacgcgcacatgcgcgcgggTCTGCGTGCATGTGCGGGCGCTTGCCAGTGgctggcgcgcacatgcgcgcggaGCGGCGTGCATGTGCGCGCTCCTGCCGAGTGATCTCGGCAGGCGCTGCCGAGCGCTGCTCGGCAGCGTGCGAGCGGGCGTGCGCCCCTGCGCGCACAGACGCGTCCCTTTGGGTTTTTTCGAATTTTCTGATGTTTTTTCatctccttggcattgtttgatAATTGTGATCAGTTACATTGGCCAAGGGACACTCCCTATGAATGAAAGATCATgtcttttgcatgaaaaacattaaatgcatgattatttgaaaatcaaaaatAACATACAACATAACATCATATGCATATTGATCATCTTCTTCTTCCTTCTTCTACAAGAGAgagttcatccatttctttgtgaaagaacttgaatatttgagtgctCATTATTCAAGTGTTGTAGTTGTATCTTGGGAGAAGATTGCCACAAACTCTAGTACATTGTGAGGGCAAATTATTCTTAAGGACAAAGTGTTCAACACTTGCCTCTACAAAGCCATTTTCATTGTTTTCTTCTTGCTTTCCCTCATATTTGAATACCCCAAACAACAATCTTAAGAAGAACCACTGGTGGATTTGTGATTatttgcaagaatattttcaatgacatcaacatctacaacaccacATGCAACCATTGCACAAGGAGAGAAACCGGAGAAATTTTCTGGTGCGGACTTCAAAAGATGGCAACAAAAGATGCTTTTCTATCTCACAACTTGAGTTTGTCAAGGTTCTTGAAGGAGGATCCTCCCACCGTTGCTGAAAACGAGACAGACACAAACATGATGGCCGCTTTGGATGCTTGGAACCAAAGTGATTTCCTATGCAAGAACTACATCCTCAATGGACTTGACAATGCATTGTACAATGTGTATTGTCAAGTCAAGACCGTCAAGGAACTTTGGGATATGCTTGATAAGAAATACAGGGCGGAGGATGCGGGACTTGAAGAAGTTCATTGTTGGGAGATTTTTGGAATTCaagatggtggactcaaaatcTGTGATGAGTCAAGTGCAAGAATTACAACTTCTCTTGCACGAGATTCATGCGGAAGGAATGAGTTTAGGCGAATCTTTCCAAGTTGCTGCTATGATCGAGAAACTCCCTCCATTGTGGAAGGATTTCAAGAACTACTTGAAGCACAAAAGGAAGGAGATGAGATTGGAGGATCTCATTGTGAGATTGAGAATAGAAGAGGACAACAAGAGCACCGAAGCCAAGGCAAGTAAGATGGCACCAAGGGTGAACATTGTTGAAGCGAGTTTCAAGGGGAAGAAAAGGAAGTTTGAGAAGCAACCACAACAAGGCCAACAACCACCAAACAAGAAGAAGTTCAAAGGAATTTGTTATAGCTGCGGAAAACCAAATCACATGGCTAAGGATTGTAGGAAGCCAAAGAAGGGAAATCCTCAAGCCAACGTAGTTCAAGAAAGGTCGGTACCATTTGATTTTTCTGAACTTAATTTATCTGCAGTTATTTTGGAAGCCAATTTGGTGGAAAACTCCAATGAGTGGTGGGCTGATACGGGAGCAACTCGACACATATGCTCCAACAAGAGGATGTTCTCCACATATACTCCATCGACCGGGAGAAAACTTTACATGGGGAACTCCGCTACATCTGAGGTGGTGGGCACCGGAAATGTCGTACTGAAGATGACATCGGGTTTGCATGTAACCCTTGTTGATGTACTTCACGTACCGGACATAAGAAAGAACCTTGTGTCGGGGTCTTTGTTGGTCAAACACGGGTTTAGACTAGTATTTGAGTCTAAAAAGGTTATATTGACAAAGAATGGTCATTTTATTGGAAAAGGATATCTCGATGAGAACCTTTTCAAGTTGAATGTAATGACTATAAGCCAAAATGTTGTTGAAAGTAATAAAGACAAGAGTTCTATTTACTTGCTTGAGTGTTCTCATTTATGGCATGTTCGTTTAGGACACGTAAATTTTAATACTTTGCAACGTTTAATGAAACTTGAATTATTGCCTAAACACAACGTCGATCCAACACAAAAATGCGAAATATGTGTTGAAGCAAAAATGACCAAAGAGCCTTACCACTCGATTGAAAGATGTACGACTCCTCTAGAACTAATACACACCGATCTTGGTGATTTAAAGTTTGTGCAAACTAGAGGAGGGAAAAGATACTACGTGacattcattgatgataatATAAGGTACTGTTACGTATATCTTTTGAGGTCAAAAGATGAAGCTCTTGAAGCATTCAAATGTTATAAGACCGAAGTTGAGAATCAACTAGGCAAACAAATAAAGAGAGTTCGAGGCGATAGAGGAGGCGAATACGGATCACCGTTTGATGAATTCTGCAATCTGTGGGTATAATTCATGAAACGACTGCTccttattcaccacaatcgaatggCATTGCCGAAAGAAAGAATCGAACTCTGAAAGATATGATGAATGCTATGTTAATAAGTTCAGGACTACCCCAAAACTTGTGGGGGGAAGCAATACTATCGGCTAATCACATCCTGAACAAGATACCCCACAAGAAAAATGACAAGTCACCTTATGAATTGTGGAAAGGTCACAAACTTTCCTACAAGTATCTCAAAGTGTGGGGGTGTCTAGCTAAGGTTGAAATACCAAAGCCTAAACAAGAGCGGATTGGACCAAAGACGGTCGACTGCATATTCATCGGATATGCACATAatagtagtgcctataggtttaTAGTGCACAAATCTGAAAATGCAGAAATGAATACGGGCATGACAATTGAGTCAAGAAATGcagtattttttgaaaatatatttccttgtaaagaaaggaaagaaaatggtTCTAGCAAGCGAAAAATTGAAACGGAGAATGAAGGTCAAGTACCTACACATGATCCAACTCTAAATGAAAATGCTATACCATTGGAAGGCTCTTCAAAAGATCAAGAGCCAAGAAGAAGCAAAAGGGCTAGAATCTCAAAGTCCTTTGGTCCAGACTTCAATACTTTTATGTTGGAAAATGAACCAAAGAACATACAAGATGCTCTGGCTAGCTCTGAAGCTCCTTATTGGAAAGaagccatcaactctgaaatggaTTCTATTTTGCAAAACAATACTTGGGAACTAGTGGATCTTCCACCAGGTACCAAGCCATTGGGATGCAAATGgatattgaaaaagaaaatgagagttgATGGAAGTATTGAAAAATTCAAAGCCAGGCTTGTGGCCAAAGACTATAGACAAATAGAAGGTCATTATTTCTTCGACACGTATTCACCAGTTTCAAGAATAACATCCATTCGTGTGCTCATTGCTATTGCAGCTTTGCATAACCTTGAGAtacatcaaatggatgtcaaaacgGCATTCTTAAATGGtgaacttgaagaagaaatatatatgGAGCAACCTGAATGCTTCATAGTTAAAGGACAAGAAAGAAAAGTCTGTCGGTTAGTTAAGTCACTATATGGACTTAAACAAGCGCCCAAGCAGTGGCATGAAAAATTTGACAAGGTAGTATAGTCAAATGGATTTAAGATAAATGAGTTTAACAAATGTGTTTACATTAAAGGTACTCGAGAATCTTATGTGATGGTATGTCTATATGTGAATGACATGCTAATAATGGGGAATAGCCAAGAGTTGATTAAGGGTACAAAGAAAATGTTGACAAAACATTTTGATATGAAAGATATGGGTATTGCTGATGTAATTCT includes:
- the LOC140808907 gene encoding GDSL esterase/lipase 5 encodes the protein MQQVNYMAIPPFFPIFILTCALVSFPPSTAGFKHRPKPIKPTAIFVFGDSFFDPGNNNYINTTTLDQANFWPYGETYFKHPTGRFSDGRLIIDFIAELAKLPMIRPYLQPRNEDSNNKSYHGANFASAGAGALTETFQGSVIDLKSQLGYYNMEVKRLKHKLNHDGANDILSNAVYFFSIGTNDYISRFLLNSTAVLGFTRSQYVGMVVGNLTIAIQEIYNKGGRKFGFLDLGDLGCLPGLRILDTRSEGGCLEEASSLATLHNIELAKSLSEIEMKLNGFKYYLYDFNGDLARKVNQPSKYGLKESRKACCGTGSFNGIFSCGGKRPVKEFELCENPDEFIFWDSYHLTENVYKQMADRMWGGDQTGINTLKSFFQ